GAATGGGTTCCAGCCTGGGTCCATCCAGAATAAAGGGTTTTCACCGGTTTCCCGTCCACCGAATAGAGCGTCAGATCCACATGGGACGCAGCAGGAATCTGGTAACTGAGTTGGGTGGATGCATTAAAGGGATTGGGATAGGCGGGATTCAGTAAAAAGGATTCTGCTTTTACCGGTTCCCGGACGCTGCTCACATCCCCGTTGGAAAACACATAGCAGCATTTATGGGCTAAATCAATCACATAGGCAAATTTCTTGTCGGGACTGATGGCCACATCTTCGGGGACATTCAGGGGAGCCCCTTCGGCGTCGGCAATATCACCGCTGGTGGCGCTGGGGAGTTCATCCACCTGGGTGGCCCAGCTTCCATCCACCTGAAATCCTTTCACCCATCGACGGGTGCTGTCTGTTCCCGTAGCCCAGAGCACACCTTCATGATCTACAAAAAGACCGTTGGGTACGTAGCTGGTCCATTTCAGAAAGCTGTCTGCATCTTCAAGGGCCTGAGGGGTATATCCTGAAGGATCCGTCTGTACACCACCGGTCCAGACGGTCACACCGCCCTGATTCCCACCGGGCAGGCTGTTCCGTGATGTATACACCGGTGAATTGGAATCAGAATAATCCAGGTCTTTTTGAATGGCCACATCCCGGATGGCATCTTCACCGGTACCGGTGGGACCGCCCGGATCACGTTCCGTGGTTTCAGGAGACACATAGAGGCCGACAGGGTCCGAAGCACCGGAAAAATCCCAAAGCCGGATTCTCGGCCCCTGATAAATAATACCTCCGTACATATAACGGTCTTTGGTCACACTGATCCCATACACATAGGTTCCGAATCCGGGAATTCCTTTATATTCAATTTTCGCCGCCGGATTGCCTTCTGGATATTCATACACGAAGGAGATATCCGTCGTAGTGGACCTGAAAGCGACAAACACGTCTTCATTGACTGCAGCCAGTCCACGGGTGGAATGTATATCGGTAATGGAGGAATAATCCTCAAACAGGGTAAAGACTGTATCGCCCGGTTCTGCTTTATAGAGGGCGTTATGGGCATTCAGGGACGTGGAGGTAGACGAAAGGACCCAGATATTTCCTGCGCTGTCCACATCGCAAAGGAAGGGGTTGGCCAGGCTGTCCATTTCATGGAAAAAGATCGTCATATCCGGTCTGTAAACCCAATTGGTTCCCCGGCCGGAGAGGGAAGAACAGGTAAAAATCAGAACAGCTAAAAGAAAGAATGTGTGTTTTTTCATTATGTACCACCATTGTTTATATGTTCTATAAAATTTATACATTCTCTTTTCTCAAAGCAACGAAAAAGGATTGATTTAAGAGTTAAATCAGAGTCCCAGAATCAGGGTCACGGTGGTAAAATAGATCAGGAGTCCGGTGATATCCACAATTGTTGTCAGGGCCGGGCTGGCAACCACAGCCGGGTCCCATTTCATCTTTGCGGCAATGAGGGGAAGGACGGCTCCAAAGAGCGTGGCAGACAGCACCTGGAGTCCCAATGCCACGGCAATGGCGATACCCACCATTTCCATGGTATAGCCATAGGGAATTGTTGTTTTCCCTCCCAGGAGGAAGACCCGTCCGAAAGCCATGGCACCCAGGAGAAGTCCGAGGAGGAGGGCCACTTTAAATTCTTTCAGGAGGATTTTAAAAATGTCTCCCGGTTCCACCTCATCCAGGGCCAGGGCCCGGACGATAAGGGAGGCAGACTGTGAGCCTGTATTACCGCCGGCGGCAGCCAGCATGGGCATAAAGGCAACCAAAATGGCAAATTGCACCAGCATATCTTCGAACTGCTGGACAATCATCCCGGAGATGAGTCCCAGGATAGCCAGGACAAAGACCCATACACCGCGGTTTTTAAAGTGTTCCCAGGCAGACGTTTTCATATAAGCAGCTGATTCGTGGCTACCGGCAATGGCCATGAATTTTTCCATGTCTTCCGTGTGTTCCTGGGTGATAATATCCAGGGCATCATCGTGTGTTACGATACCTACCAAAGCATCCCCGCCGTTGATGACAGGAATAGCGATCAGATTATATTTCTGAATTTTCCGGGCTGTTTCTTCCTGGTCATCGGCAACGCGGGAGCAGATTACCTCCCGGTGCATTAAATCTTCGATTTTGGTATGGGGTTTGGCCAGAATCAGGTCTTTTAGTGAGAGAAAGCCGATGAGCTTCCGGTTTTGGTCAATCACATAGGCATAATAGATCGTTTCTTTGTCTGGAGCCTGGAGTCGCATGCGGTTCAGGGCTTCACCGGCGGTGATATCTGGGGGCAGGGCCACGTAATCGGAGGTCATTACCGAACCGGTGCTTCCTTCCGGATAAGACGCCAGGCGGCGGATGTCCTCACGCTCCGCATGGGCCAGGGATGGAAGCAATTCTTCCTGCTGTTCATCAGAAAGGAGCTGAAACAGATCGGCCCGGTCATCATGGGGCATGGCGGTAAACAGGCGGGATGCTTCCCCCCGGCTCAGTGTCATCACCACATCCACCTGAAGATCTTCATCCATATTGATGAGGACAGAGGCCTGATGTTGCGGCGGGAGGACGGACAAGGCCCTTCGGATTTCTTCCGGTTCAAATTCAGACAACCATTCGGCAATCCGGACCGGATGTTCAGACTCAAAAAGTTCTTGCAGGGCGCGGGTATCATTATTGGAAATCAATTCCCGGATTTCCGGGATCAGAATCGTATTTTCCATGGGCCACCTCCGATATTTGCCACATTGATTGTTCTCCATGCGGCCGGAGGCAAACCCTTATCCGGATCAGTCCCGGAATAAGATCAGCACAATGGCCGCATGGGTCCGCTTTCGCGGGCCGGGGTCGTCTTGATCGCTTTGACTCAGTCCCTGAGTAACTCTAAGACAACTCATGCATCCTCCATTTGCTGTTATACACTATCGGACAATTTGTCCGTTTTTCGCGTGAAATTTAGCTGGCAATGTTTCTATGGTGCAAGTATTTTATTGAGATTATTCCAGCGTACAAAACTGAAGTGCCGACGGCAAAACCTTCACTTCCAGGGGGGTGACCCCGAAAATTTCTCCATCCGGATTGCAGAATTTCGCCGGGATCGTAGAGGCTTTGACGTGCTTACCCCGGTAAATTATTACACTGGGATGCTTGATATGAGTCCCCTTAAATACTTTTGGAAATGTTTTTAACATCTCTTTACGGGTGATTTGATTTAAAACCATTATTTCCATTTCACCGTCATCTAAACGGGACGTTGGACTGATTTTCATATTTCCAGCCACCCATACAGAGTTGCAAAAATAACAGAAATTTGCTTTATGGTGATACTTCTTTCCGTCAATTTCCAGACTCAGTTCATGAGATCGAAGACGGGTCATCTCTTTTAACACGCCAATTGCATAGGCTGTATATCCCAATCTTTTCAATGGTTCCGAAGACAGGCTCACATCCGCCACAAAGCCAAATCCAAGATTATTTACAAAATAGTACAGACTGTTTTCTGTGGTAAAACTGATAATATCCACCGGACGGGAAATATTTCGCTTCACGGCCCTGATCCCATCTTCCAGTGTAAATATTTTCAGGTCCTTCGCAAAAGAATTGCCGGTTCCTATTGGAATAATACCAACCGGTGGTATCTTTTTACCGGCATTATTCATAAGCCCGTTGACAATTTCGAAGAGTGTCCCGTCGCCCCCCACAGAAATTATCGTATCCGTTTCATACAGATTAAGGCTTTTCACAATCTCGGTGGCGTGAAACCGGTAAATCGTTCTGTGAGGTATAACCTCATGTCCTGCTTCTTTAAGGAGCCGGTGAATTTCGGGATAGGTTTTCATGCCCCGTCCCCTGCCGGCATGGGGATTGAAGATAAGCTGGATTTTCATTGTTCCCTGTCTTTCCTGTGTTTGCCGGATAAAATACACCATTCTCTATTTTTTTAAAAACTTTTTATCCTTAAGATTGGGCGGACAAATCATGACCGACAATAATACAACACTCTCCAATCCATATTTATGGGATAAACCCCGTCCCCGTTTTTTTATTACGGGAAGTCGTGGATTTTTGGGACACTATCTTTCGGCTTATTTCCACAAGCAGGGCTATTATGTATTTGAATCTCATGCATTTCATCTGCGGATTGATATACCGTCCAATCTTGAGCAGGTTCTGATGCGGCTAAAACCGGACCTCATCATCCACCTGGCAGCTTTTCACCGCTGGGAGAATCCCTCCGACCAGGAACGGGCATTAAAAGTCAACGTGGAAGGGACGGCCAACCTGCTGGATATTGCCGAATTGCTTCACATTCCTGTCCTGTTTATCTCAACTGATCAGGTTTTTGACGGCCGGAAAGATCAAGTCTACAGCGAAAAAGATCCGGTGAATCCCCTCTCTTATTACGGCCGGCTGAAGGTCCGGGGGGAAGAACTCATTCAAAATGCCGAACTGCCGGCATACTGGATACTCCGGCTGGCACCTGTCTGGAGCGAGGAGGTCCATATACCCTATACCCGGCAAAATTTCCTGGCGGGGATCGTCCGTGCCTTTGAGGGACAAAGCCGGGAGTGGCCTGCAACGATTTACGGTGGGCTCATACATCGTGAAATGGTGGCTCAAACTATAGACGGGTTGTTTCAACGGGGGAAAAACGGCATTTATCACCTGGCATCAGATACAAGCCTGAGTTATTTCGAACAAGCCCGGTATATGGCCCGCTTTCTGGGGCCGTCAAAAGAACTGATCGCCGATACCATCCGGGCATCTTCTCCACCGCCCCGGAATTTTCGCATGAATACGGAAAAAATTACCCGGACACTCGGGATCACAATTCCAACATTTGAAGAAGACGTGAAAAAATGGCTGAGGAAAGAATAAATTTAGACGAATTTATAAATAGATATGGAATAGAAACCTGAGAAACGAACCCACAATAAACGATCACATGAACTTTCTTCTACTCTCTTATCGCCCTTTCAGAAGGATTCACCGGATTGAGTACTCAGATACCTTCATAACCCGTCGTAGAATATATAATTAACAATATAATCTTGCTTTCAGGCCGGGACCGGTGTATTTTATCCCCGGGGGTGCTTTAAAATGCGAGTTTTCATATATTTTTATATCATTGTAACGTCATCTTTCTAACCGGTTGTCCGGTCCGTTATTTTCAAATACCACCCGTCATTTTTCATCTTTTATCCCCCGTCAAATTATTCTAACTTATAAATAATCGATAAGCAATATAACCGGGATGATTATTTCTAATATCAAACCGGAACAGAAAGGAATATGTTATGACCGATTTGTTTTTGGGATATGAGAACCAGGAAAGAATCACTTTATCCGCCGCCTCTTTACAGCGCCACTTTGCCTGTTTTGGAAGCAGTGGAAGCGGTAAAACCGTCGTATCAAAAGTCCTGATTGAAGAACTGGCCCGACATGGAATTCCGGTCATTGCCTTTGATCCCCAGGGGGATATTGCCAGCCTGGCGTCACTGGCTGACGAAGAAGAAATATCCAAATTTAATGATCTGCCGGAGATCCGTCGTCAATATGGTGACAAGGTAGAGGTCTGCATCTGGACACCTGCCAGTACACGGGGAATACCCTTGTCTCTGAATCCATTTAATTTTTCGGCACTGGAGGGATTGAACAGTGAGGAGGCCATCCGGTTTCTGGCCAATGCCGCCAAAAACATTACAACCCTTATTGGATACGACCCGGGCAAAAATGATGGCCGGGCCGTGGAAGCTTCCTTTATTATCATGTTTGAATATGCCGTGGAAAACCACATCCCCCTGAACAGTTTTAAGGATTTGATTTCCCTGATGGACAAGCTCCCGGAATCCCTCGTAAAATCCCTGAACAAAGTCATCGATCTGAAAGTCCTGGACTCGGTCAATCAGAAACTGAGCCTTTATACGGTCGGTACCAACCGACTGCTTTTTGATTTAAGCCGGGCAGTTGGCATTGAGGATTTGCTGGGAATAAACAATGAGAGTGGAAAGACACGCATATCTATTATCTATCTGAACACCCTTCACAATCCGGAAGAAAAAGAGTTTGTGATCGCCGTCATCACAGAGATGCTCTACCAATGGATGCTGAAAAATCCCCTCACTAATCCTGAAAAGGCTCTGCAGTGTGCATATTATATCGATGAAATCGCTCCCTATATCCCACCGGTCCGCAAACCGGCCTGCAAAGAGAGTCTGACCGTTCTTTATAAACAAGCCCGGAAATACGGTGTGGGATGTATCCTTGCCACCCAGAATCCGGGGGATATTGACTATAAAAGCATCGCCCAGTTTTCCACCATGGCTCTGGGGAGCCTCTATACACAGCAGGATATTAAAAAAGTCCGCAACCGCCTGGATTCACTGGCACCCAAAGATGCCGAGAGGATTGCCAATTCACTCCCCGGACTGGAAAAGGGAAATTTTATCCTCCTTTCCCCTGATAACCTGAAGGATGTGATCACCATGAAAAGCCGGTGGCTGGTGACAGAACATAAAGTGTTGACGGAAACAGACATTGACCACCTGACCGATGACAGGCTCCGTCAGTACTATCTGAAAAAGGACCTGCCGGAAGAGAAAACATCATCTACCGAAAAATCGTCACAACGCGAAAACCTTCCCCCTGTCACCGCAGGTGACAACGAATTCTTGATGCTCAAGCCCCAGGTATTTGAAAAGGATTTGGGGAAAGAGCTGAAATCCCATCTGTCCGGCGGAATGATCAAAAAAGAAAAAGCGGGACAATCCTTTTTAAAATATTTCCCTCTGATCAAAACCCATATTCAGATTGAGCAAAAGAAGGGACTCTTTAAGAACAAGAAAGAGATCCTGGAAGAGAATCTCTACCTCACCTGGAAACAGATGAAAATTACCAGTTTTCAGAAAAAACGGCTCAGCGTGGATACTCTTTTTGATAAAAATCCTGACAAAATCACCGATGTGGATGACATGGGTACGATTCAGGCCATCCCCAAAAATGAAATCGCCACGGATCTGAAACTGGACAAACTGAAACTGAATGAAAAAAGCATCCGCCATACCATTGAGAATAAATACGGTGTGACCTATGTGGGCGCTGATATCATCCTCTATCCCTATTGGGAATGTACCATTGAAAGCAAAAAGGGGGATGGCCGACGAAACGTGTATATTGATGCCGTGACGGGGTATACGCTGCCGGAAGAAACAATGAGCGAGTTGAGAGTTGAGAGTTGAGAGTGATGAGTCTGAGTTGAAAGTTTTGAGTTGCCTCCCGCTGAGGGCGCTGAGACGCAGAGAGGATTGATTTGTTTGCCTGCCCTGTGAAAAACAGTCGACAGTCGACAGTCAAAAGTTGAAAGTCGAAAGACAGTAGCGAGCCCCGTGAAATGAGCGCAGCGTATTTCACAGGGGATTGATTGGATTGGGGGATTGGCACTTCGCTGCACGCAGTGTTATAGGATTCAAGCGGCACTATGTGCCGTTCAATTGCTTCACTACGTTCAGCATTCAAGCACTGCTTCGCAGTGTTCAAAAAAGAAGTCCAGTCACCTATTGAAATCTGCAAAGCTGGGATTGAAGATCGAACGAAGTGAGATCCTTGAACGCTGCGCTGCAGCGTTTGAAAGCCGCGAAGCGGCTCTTGAACCCCTGAGCCCCTGAACCCTTGAACCCATGATCTCTTGAACCCTTGAACCCATGAACCCATGAGCCCCTGAACCCATGAACCAACCATCAGGAGCGAAGCGACGCCAAATTCCAACTTCCAGCTTCTAACTTCTTATTCTTGATTGATTCGATTGGATGATTGATTGGATTGGAATATTTTCCCTAACTGAAACCGAGAAATAAGAGGGATGAGATATATGATTTCGTTTAGGTAGCGCCCCCCACCCCGGGGGTAAAATACACCGAAATGCGACACAATGCAAGATAATATTATTATTCATATAAATAGATATTCATGTTTAGTGGAGAATCAATTCATCCTGCCCTTATCAAAGGCTATGAGATTGAGCTCAATAATCCGTTCTGTTTTCGTCTTAAACAAATCCCTGACCCCCTCTTTCAGAAATTCCGGAGAAAGTCCCAGTTTTTCAGCAGCCGCCCCCAGCATAACCATATTGACAGACCGTGAAGAACCGGTTTCTTTGGCAATATGATCCGCATCCAGAATCCGGTAATTTTTCACCTGCCTGATTTCATTCAGGATGAATTCAATGTCCGGATAATTGCGAATGTTGGTAAACGGTGTGCTGTTCGTGATTATCCATCCCCCGGGAGAGAGATAAGGCAGATAACGGAGGGCTTCCAGAGGTTCAAGGGAGAGAATCAGATCCGCATTGCCCCGGGGAATGAGGTCCGAATAGACCGGTTTGTCAGAGATTCTCATGTGGGACTGAACATCCCCGCCCCGTTGGGACATGCCGTGGACTTCCGCCTGTTTGAGAAAAAGTCCCCGCTTTAAAGCAGCATATCCAATAACTTTGGCAATGGACAGAATCCCTTGTCCACCCACACCGGCTAAAATAATATCCCGTTTCAAGCTTTTCCCTCCTTCCGTCTTTTGCCCAATACATGGATGCAGGGTCTGCGAAAAATCACAACCGAAACACCCGGATACTCAATCTCTTCGTTCAGGGCCTGTACATTTTGATCCTGTTCTTTCGGCAGGGGTGTTAAAACGCGAATATGCTCTTTTTCTACCCCCAGCGCTTCACACACTGCCTCGATTTTCCCACCGATCACCGAATCCTGCATGCCTGTCATGGCTGTGGTATCATTATCCAGAATGATTAAAACCACATTACTTTTTCGGAATGTTGCGTCGGAAAGGCCAGTCAATCCGGAATGGCCAAAAGTGGAATCTCCGATCACGCCCACAGACGGAAAGAGTCCACCTTCCGCCGCACCCACAGCCATGGTAAAAGACGCCCCCATATCCACACAGGTGTTAATGGCATTAAATGGCGGTAAAAATCCCAGCGTATAACAGCCGATATCGGAAAAAACGTGTCCGGAACCATAGGGCTCCAGTGCTTTATTCAGGGCTTTAAAGGACTCCTGGTGGGGACAGCCGGCACAGAGAGCCGGAGGCCGGGGGACCATAAATTCAGGTTCTTTATAGCTTTCTCTCAGAGGGAGTCCCAGCGCTTTGCGTACCAGGCCCGGATTCAGTTCGCCGTCCCGGGGCAATGTGCCGTCCAGCCGGCCTTTCACGGATAGTCCATCTGCGCCGAAAATACCCCGTATCATCTCTTCCACGATCGGCATCCCCTCTTCCAGGATCAACAGTGTATTACACCGGGACCGGAGTTCAAGAAACATTTTTTCAGGCAGGGGATACTGACCAATTTTCACCACCGGATATGGACATTCATTTTCGAGGAAATTCTCCATCAGGTAGTTGTAAGCCAGTCCGCAGACCACAATGCCCAGGGAATGATCCGGTCCGTCGATAAACTGATTGTAAGGGGATTTTTCCGACGCCTGCACCAGCATATCCTGCTGTTCCAGCAATTTGCGATATTTTTTCCGGGCGAACGCGGGAAGAAGCATAAACTGATTCGGATCCCCGGGTAAAGAGAGGGGATTCTCTTTCAGGATTTTTTGGCGCACGATCAGTGAACGGGAATGGGCCAACCGGGTGGTCAGGCGGACCATCACCGGCAGGTGGAAGCGCTCCGACAGTTCAAATCCCGCCCGGGCCATATCGTAGGCTTCCTGCTGGTTTGAAGGCTCCAAAACGGGAATCATGGCAAACTTGCCGTAAAAACGGGAATCCTGTTCATTCTGGGAAGAATGCATGGAGGGATCATCGGCCACAGCGATCAGCAATCCACCGTGTACACCGGTAATGGCCGAATTCATAAAGGGATCCGCCGCCACATTGAGTCCCACATGCTTCATGGTCACGATCGCCCGTTTTCCCGTATAGGACATTCCCAGAGCCGCTTCCAGGGCCGTTTTCTCGTTGGCAGACCAATCCCGTTTGACACCTCTTTCAGCCGCATCACTCTCCCGCTGAATATATTCAATGATCTCCGTCGAGGGTGTCCCCGGATACCCGAAAGCACCCGACAATCCTGCATCCAGTGCTCCCTGGGCAAACGCTTCATCACCAAGCAAAAGCAGTTTATCCATTTTTTATCCTTATCTTATAATCGAGGAGCTATCTCATGAATTATAATAAATTAAAAGTATGAAACTTTAATTTAAGGTGCAAAATATTCATGAGCAATATATGGGACCGGATTTGCAAATATCAAGCAGCGTATTTTTTTCAAAACTCATATCACATATCTTATATTTCAATAAATCATCTAATACTTTGAGCTTAATATTTATATCTACCAGTATATTTAACAAATGAAATATTCATAAGCATCAGACACATTTCCGGTATAAATAAAAGTAGCTTCATGTTTCTGTAATAATCAATCTTCAGATTTAATTCAATAAACAATAGGAATACTAATACATTTATTATTATCCACGCATTTTTGTTGTGAATTTGATCTTAAAAAAACCCACTTCTTATGATGTATCGTGACAATTTTCGATTTTTATAATGTTCCACATGAAAAAAAAAAAATTGCTTTTATCATCATATAACTTTATTATAGATTGAAAGAAGAAAAA
This window of the Candidatus Neomarinimicrobiota bacterium genome carries:
- a CDS encoding indolepyruvate oxidoreductase subunit beta, whose product is MKRDIILAGVGGQGILSIAKVIGYAALKRGLFLKQAEVHGMSQRGGDVQSHMRISDKPVYSDLIPRGNADLILSLEPLEALRYLPYLSPGGWIITNSTPFTNIRNYPDIEFILNEIRQVKNYRILDADHIAKETGSSRSVNMVMLGAAAEKLGLSPEFLKEGVRDLFKTKTERIIELNLIAFDKGRMN
- a CDS encoding diacylglycerol kinase, producing the protein MKTYPEIHRLLKEAGHEVIPHRTIYRFHATEIVKSLNLYETDTIISVGGDGTLFEIVNGLMNNAGKKIPPVGIIPIGTGNSFAKDLKIFTLEDGIRAVKRNISRPVDIISFTTENSLYYFVNNLGFGFVADVSLSSEPLKRLGYTAYAIGVLKEMTRLRSHELSLEIDGKKYHHKANFCYFCNSVWVAGNMKISPTSRLDDGEMEIMVLNQITRKEMLKTFPKVFKGTHIKHPSVIIYRGKHVKASTIPAKFCNPDGEIFGVTPLEVKVLPSALQFCTLE
- the mgtE gene encoding magnesium transporter, whose amino-acid sequence is MENTILIPEIRELISNNDTRALQELFESEHPVRIAEWLSEFEPEEIRRALSVLPPQHQASVLINMDEDLQVDVVMTLSRGEASRLFTAMPHDDRADLFQLLSDEQQEELLPSLAHAEREDIRRLASYPEGSTGSVMTSDYVALPPDITAGEALNRMRLQAPDKETIYYAYVIDQNRKLIGFLSLKDLILAKPHTKIEDLMHREVICSRVADDQEETARKIQKYNLIAIPVINGGDALVGIVTHDDALDIITQEHTEDMEKFMAIAGSHESAAYMKTSAWEHFKNRGVWVFVLAILGLISGMIVQQFEDMLVQFAILVAFMPMLAAAGGNTGSQSASLIVRALALDEVEPGDIFKILLKEFKVALLLGLLLGAMAFGRVFLLGGKTTIPYGYTMEMVGIAIAVALGLQVLSATLFGAVLPLIAAKMKWDPAVVASPALTTIVDITGLLIYFTTVTLILGL
- a CDS encoding thiamine pyrophosphate-dependent enzyme, whose protein sequence is MDKLLLLGDEAFAQGALDAGLSGAFGYPGTPSTEIIEYIQRESDAAERGVKRDWSANEKTALEAALGMSYTGKRAIVTMKHVGLNVAADPFMNSAITGVHGGLLIAVADDPSMHSSQNEQDSRFYGKFAMIPVLEPSNQQEAYDMARAGFELSERFHLPVMVRLTTRLAHSRSLIVRQKILKENPLSLPGDPNQFMLLPAFARKKYRKLLEQQDMLVQASEKSPYNQFIDGPDHSLGIVVCGLAYNYLMENFLENECPYPVVKIGQYPLPEKMFLELRSRCNTLLILEEGMPIVEEMIRGIFGADGLSVKGRLDGTLPRDGELNPGLVRKALGLPLRESYKEPEFMVPRPPALCAGCPHQESFKALNKALEPYGSGHVFSDIGCYTLGFLPPFNAINTCVDMGASFTMAVGAAEGGLFPSVGVIGDSTFGHSGLTGLSDATFRKSNVVLIILDNDTTAMTGMQDSVIGGKIEAVCEALGVEKEHIRVLTPLPKEQDQNVQALNEEIEYPGVSVVIFRRPCIHVLGKRRKEGKA
- the rfbD_2 gene encoding dTDP-4-dehydrorhamnose reductase, with the translated sequence MTDNNTTLSNPYLWDKPRPRFFITGSRGFLGHYLSAYFHKQGYYVFESHAFHLRIDIPSNLEQVLMRLKPDLIIHLAAFHRWENPSDQERALKVNVEGTANLLDIAELLHIPVLFISTDQVFDGRKDQVYSEKDPVNPLSYYGRLKVRGEELIQNAELPAYWILRLAPVWSEEVHIPYTRQNFLAGIVRAFEGQSREWPATIYGGLIHREMVAQTIDGLFQRGKNGIYHLASDTSLSYFEQARYMARFLGPSKELIADTIRASSPPPRNFRMNTEKITRTLGITIPTFEEDVKKWLRKE